The following proteins are co-located in the Macadamia integrifolia cultivar HAES 741 chromosome 3, SCU_Mint_v3, whole genome shotgun sequence genome:
- the LOC122073966 gene encoding uncharacterized protein LOC122073966 codes for MDVAVVESSNGAKSPDFGLIVGENYEIMLKESIERFLDQCRRGISDFSGFSSMFFRLLQARVDPPLEIIWFYSAVSFRAGDLVGHDPQSRVLMAKDLFQLLAACSASCKGFKSIAVLAPVLFELFQSVVNLPEKKLSSKGEKKLTREIEGLIEGIVSYISICCSKGSDEEDALVALLPCFKDLIRVWMTDRLERNRDVWEDLRMLFPLVSEDIHQGLAGGECVLGYLAGVVIVESFLLRLCLRFRAGLSREELKKDLRTWAVGSVTGFRNSYFFETLARMLLEPTLPVTGLLVSIHSLEIFIQLHSFFCGILFFH; via the exons ATGGATGTAGCTGTCGTCGAATCCTCAAACGGGGCAAAATCGCCGGATTTTGGGCTTATAGTAGGCGAGAATTACGAAATCATGTTAAAAGAATCAATAGAACGGTTCCTAGACCAATGCCGGAGAGGCATCTCCGATTTTTCTGGTTTTAGTTCAATGTTCTTCCGTCTACTGCAAGCTAGGGTTGATCCACCTCTCGAGATCATCTGGTTTTACTCTGCAGTCAGCTTTCGTGCTGGTGATTTAGTGGGTCATGATCCCCAGAGTCGAGTTTTGATGGCAAAGGATCTGTTCCAGCTGCTTGCCGCTTGTTCAGCTTCGTGTAAAGGCTTTAAGAGTATCGCTGTACTTGCTCCAGTTCTATTCGAATTGTTCCAATCCGTCGTTAATTTGCCGGAGAAAAAGTTGTCTTCCAAGGGGGAGAAGAAACTGACGAGAGAAATCGAGGGCCTGATCGAAGGAATTGTTAGCTATATTAGCATTTGTTGTAGCAAGGGttctgatgaagaagatgctCTGGTGGCTCTGCTTCCGTGTTTCAAAGATTTGATTCGGGTCTGGATGACTGATCGACTGGAACGGAACCGTGATGTTTGGGAAGATTTGAGGATGCTTTTCCCACTCGTTAGTGAAGATATTCACCAAGGTCTTGCCGGAGGAGAATGCGTGTTAGGCTACCTGGCTGGTGTGGTTATCGTCGAGTCTTTCTTGCTGAGACTTTGCTTGAGGTTTCGAGCTGGGCTTTCGAGAGAAGAGTTGAAGAAAGATTTGAGAACTTGGGCAGTTGGTTCCGTGACTGGATTTCGGAATTCTTACTTCTTTG AGACCCTTGCCAGGATGCTACTGGAACCAACTTTGCCTGTCACCGGTTTATTGGTCAGTATACATTCCCTTGAAATTTTTATTCAACTACATTCATTTTTTTGTGGGATATTATTCTTTCATTAG